The following DNA comes from Burkholderia sp. HI2500.
CAGCGCCGCGTTGTCGATCTCCACGCGCGCCTGCAGCGTGCGGCTGCTCGCGCTGATGCCGGGCAGCACTTCGCGGATTCGTCCGGTGAAATGCTGTGCCGGGTCGCCCGCGAACGTCGCATCGACCGCCATCCCCGGCTGCACGGTCAGCGCAAGCGCTTCCGGCACCTCGACGATGAGCCACAGCGTCGACAGCCCGGCGATCTTCGCGAGCGTCTGGCCGGGCGCGACCATCGCGCCGTCCCGCACGTTCAGCTCGCTGACGACGCCGGTTTCCGGCGCGGTCAGCACGACATGCGTCTGCACGCGGCCGGTGCGATCGAGGCGCGCGATCATGCCGTCGGGAATCGACAGCGCCCGCATCCGTGCACGCGATGCATCGAGCAGGCTGGCGTCCATCCCGCCGCGCTTGAGCGCGAGGTATTCCTCCTGCGGCGCGAGCCAGTCGGGCACGAACAGCGATGCGACCGGTGCGCCTTTCGCGATGCGCTGCATCGGTGCGCGCGCATGGAGACGGTCGATGTAGCCGGTCACGCGCGACTGGACGACGTCCGCGCGCGATTCGTCGAACTGCGTGGTGCCCACCGCATCGAATCCGGCCGCCGTCTGTTGCCGGCGCACGGTCGCATAGCGGATGCCGAGGTTCTGCTGCAGGCCCGGATCGATCCGGATGCCGGACGCGCCGCCGCCTTCGTCCGCGTAGACGGGTTGCAGTTGCATGTCCATGAAGGGCGACTTGCCCGGTTTGTCGAAATGCTGGTTCGGCACCATCGGGTCGTGCCAGTAGAGCACCTTTCGGCCGCTCGTCGAACCGGGCTTGCCGGTCGAGGCCGACGCGGCGGCGTCAGTCGCCGCGCTTGCCGCATGGCGTGCACCCACGAAATAACCCGTGCCGAGCAGCGCGGCACCGGCGAACGCCAGCACGGCCGCGCGGGCCCATGTTTGCTTCGTCATGTCGTTCTCCTTTATTGCGCGGCGGCCAGCGTCGACGGCACGACCTGGTATTCGAGCTGCGCCCAGGTCTGCGACACCTCGCGCCGGAGATCGAGCACCTGCAATTGCACATCCAGTTGCGCGCGGCGCGCGGCGAACGTATCGGCGAGCGAACCTGTGCCGGCACGGTAGGCCGCGTTCGCCAGTTGCACGCGCTGGTCGGCGGCGGGCAGCAATGCGTCGCCGAGATTCGCGATGCGCGCACGACCGCTCGCGAGCGTCGCGGACTGCGTGCGGATATCGGCCTGCACCTGGCGCAGCGTGTCCTCGTACATCAGGCGCGCCTTCGTCGCGAGCGCGGCCTTTTCGGCGACGTCGCGGTTCTGGCGGTTCTTGCGATTGAGCGGCAGCGGAATCGTCACGCCGACGGACACCATGTTCGAATACGCGCCGCCACGCTGCTGGTACGCGACTTCCCACGTCCAGTTCGGGCTGCGTTCGCTGTTCGCGACGGCCGTATCGGCCTCGGCCACCGCGATATCGTCGGCGGCGGTGATCAGCGCCGGCTGCGACAGCCGCAACTCGTCCGGCGGCAGCGACGACACGAACGATTCCGGCGCGGGCGGCGCGCCCGCAACGTCGTCGACCGGCACGGCGGTCCAGCGCGACAGCGCGATGAGCGCGGTCTGGTAGACCTGCCGCGCTTTCAGCAATTGATCCTGCGTCTGCGCGAGCATGGCCCGCGCCTGGACGACATCGGCCGCACTCGCCTTCGCGCCGCGATACGACGCCTTCGTCGCTTCAAGCTCATGGTTCATGTGATCGAGCAGCGCCTGCTGCAGCGCGAGCGCCTGCTTCGCGTAGACGGCGTTCAGCCACGCCGTCGCGGTTTGCTGGCGCACGCTCGCGAGCTGCGCGAGATAGCCGGCGCGCTCGCGCCCGACCTGCTCGTTGGCGAGCGCCGAGCGCAGGCGCCGCTTGTCGCCGGACACCCACTCCTGCTCGATGCCGATGCGGCGCATCGTCATGAAGTCCTGGCCGACGGTGAAGCGCTGGCCGCCGTTGACCGGCAGGTTGTCGATGCCGGCCTTGAGCATCGGGTCGGGCAGCTGGCCGGCCTTCACGGCCGCCTCCGCGCTCGCGCGCACCGACGCTTGCGCGGCCTGCATCGAAGCGGAATGATCGGTGGCGGACTGCAGCGCGGCGTCCAGCGTGACAGGCGATGGCTGCGCGTGAACGGCGCCCGCCACCAGCAGCGCCGCCCAAAGCATGGGCGCGCGCCGACGTGCACACCGCGCAAGCGGCATGCCGGGATGGAATGACATGGTTGAACCCCAACGGCGGAACCCCATAGGGATTCCACGTCCTGATACAGGACGAACCTCACCGCGAATGCGGCGAACCTATCGGATCGGGATCAGCTGATGCGTGGAGGGCGCCACAATCCGTTCGGATCGCGGACCGGGAGGATTTGCGCGTAGTGGAACGCGACGGTGCTGACGAATGCCGCGGGACGACTGACTTCGGCGCGCGCGGCCGGATGATAGAGACTGCCGAACTGGCATTGCGCCGTCAGCTTGCAGGCCGTGCCCTTCGCTTTCGCGTGGGCCTTGCCAGCGGACGACGACTGCATCGAATCGCAGCCCGGCATGTCGGCGGACATGCCGGCGTCCATGTCCATCGACATCGACATGCCCTGCTGCATCATCGGACATTCCCCTGCCAGGCCGCTGGCTGCCAGCCCGCTGATGGGCAGCACCGCGCAAAGCAGCAGCAGGATGAGCGTCCGGAGGAATTTCATGGCGGGGATTATAGCGCGGGGTTTTGCTGTGTGGCGGCGCGTCGATGAAGCGTAACGACGTGCCGACTCCGCGACCGCCGTCGCCTGCTACCGCGCGAGCCCGTCGGCCTCCAGCACCGCCTGCACCGCCGGCCGCGCCCGCACCCGCTCGTGCCACGCACGCAGATGCGCATAGCGGGTCAGGTCGATATCCGCGTGGTACACCGACCGCAGCCATTCCGCCTTGCCCCAGCCGGTCAGCGCGAACAGGTATGCATCGGCGAGCGTGAACGAGTCGCCCATCAAGAACGTATTGCCGTCGAGCTGGCGATCGATCCAGGCAAAGCGGCTGTCGAGCTTCGTTTTCGCCGGGTCGACGTATTTGCCCGCCTGCACCGCGTACAGCAGCGGAATGAAGCCCTTGTGGATTTCCGCCGTGAGAAAGTTCAGCCACTCCAACAGCCGATAGCGCGCGAGCGTGCCGTAGGCGGGCGCAAGCGCCGCCTGCGGACACAGATCCGCGAGATACTGCGCGATCACCGGCCCTTCGCGCAGTCGCGTGCCGTCGTCGAGCTCGAGCAGCGGCACGTAGCCGAGTTCGGTCACATCGTAGTAATTGCGCCCGTCTTCAATGACATGCTTGCGCGCGTCGACCTTGATGACTTCCGCGTCGATGCCGCCTTCGCGCAGCACGATGCAGATGGCCTGCGAACAGCTTCCGGGAGCGTGATAGAGCTTCATGCGTGTCCTTCGTAGGTTGTCCATGTATCGATTCGCCGCGACGCGGGCGCTAATATCTCGCATCGGCGCAGGGCTGAGAAGACGGCAGTCGTTTGTGCCGTAGTCACAAAAAATTTACCGACCAGGATTCGCCACGATGAAAACGAGTGCGACCGGATGTTCCGTTGAAGAAGCGATGCGCCTGCTCGGCGGCCGCTGGCGGCTGCTGCTGGTGTCGTATCTGCTCGACGGGCCGCGACGCTTCAGCGACCTGCGGCGCGACATGCCGGGCATCTCCCAGCGCATGCTGACGCTCGACCTGCGCGCGCTCGAAGACGCCGGGCTCGTGCGGCGGACCGTCTATCCGGAAGTGCCGGTGCGGGTCGAGTACGATCTGACCGCCGACGGCGACCGGCTGCGGCCCGTCGTCGAAGTCATGCGCGAATTCGGGCTGTGGCTGAAGGCGCGCGATGCCGATGCGTCGTGCGATATCGGCGTCGCGCCCGATGCGGCCGCCGCGATCGAAACAGCACACCACTCCACCCGATAACCCCAACTCCCATACGCAGGAACCCACACTCATGGAACTTCACGCCACCATCGGCGCGGCGACGTCCGATCTCGACGACGACGAAAGCTTCGCCAACATCTACTGTCACGACGCCGAGCAGGACTATTGCTTCGCGCTGTCGCGCTTTCCGGACGACGCGCTGATCGAAGTGATGGTGCGCGACCAGGTCAACGCGCGCGTCAAGGATCTGTCGGTGCGCCTGACGGACGACACGATCGACGTCGAGATCGAACCCGCGCTCGCCGCGCGGCTCGACGGCCAGACGCGCTACGTGATCCATCTCGCGCCCGGCCAATACGACCCGGTCACGCTGCGCGCCGCGCTGAAGGAGATCTTCGTCGGCAAGAATGGCTTTCAGGACGACAGCACGCGCGGCTAGGCAGTCGCCAGCCGGTTCTTCCTCGACTTTCGCTCTTACGCCTGCTCATGACGCGCTTCCCGCTTCCCAGTCTTGCCGCGACCGCGCTGCTGCTCGCCGCGTGCGCATCGCTCGCGCCTGCCGCGCACGCGGCCAAGCCGCTGCTCACGTTCAAGGTCGACGACACCGTCACGGCCCGCGTCGAACGCGCGGACAGCGCGCACATCACCGTGCGCTTCCTGCCGAGCGGCAAGACGCAAACGCTCGACGTGATCGCCGCCGACGAGGAAGGTCACTATCACCTCTCGTCGGACGACTACAACTTCGACGGCCACCGCGATCTCGCCATGCACGCGACGCTCGGCATGGTCAACGACAACTACGGCATCTACCTGTACGACGCCGCGCGCCAGCAGTTCGAGCCGCTGCGCATGCCGGCGAGCAATATGCGGCATGGCAACTGCGACGACCTGGTCAACGTGGTCGCGAAGCCGAAGGAACGCACGCTGTACAGCTCCTGCCGCGGCGGCCCGATCTGGTACACCGATGCGTACCGCTACGATGCGCGCGGCAAGCTGTATCTGTACCAGTCCAGCGAAGCGATTCCCGACGACCTGCGCGACCTGATCGATGCGGATTCCGGCCCGTCGTCGATGCTGCTGACCTACGACGCGCAAGGCAAGCGCGTATCGCGCCGCCCGGACGCGTACGGCGGCGGCACCGTCACGTTCAAGGTGCGCCCGGCGCGCCTGCCGCTGCACGATACGATGAACGATGCGCCCACGCGCCGCTACGTCGTCGCGGGCGACACGGTCGAGCTGATCGACGCGAGCGCCGATTTCCAGTGGTTGAAGGTGCGGTATCGCAACCCGCAAGCGGGCGCGGTGCAGGGCTGGGTCAGCGCGAAGGAAGCGACGGCCAACTGATGTACGCGGCGGCGTGATCGCCGCTCATTCCCACATATTGAGCGCGTCACGTCCCATTAATAGGGATGCCTGTCCAAATGTTGACGTGCTTCCCGCCACGGCTCTAACGTTCGCCCCAACGCCATTCGATTCGGCCGCCCCGTTCGCGGGCGACGGCCGGGCACCGAACACAGGAGACAACCGTGGCCCATTCCGCGTCGCGCACCCACGCCCACCCGCCGGAACAACCGCCCGCGCGCGCCGGCATCGCATCCGATCCCGCCGCCCGTTCGGCCGCGGCACCCACCACGCCACCGAGCCGCAAGCGGCTGCTGATCCTCGCGTTGCTGTTCGTCACCGTCGTGATCAACTATCTCGACCGCAGCAACCTGTCGATCGCCGCGCCCGCGCTGTTCAAGGAGCTGAACATCGATCCGGTGCGCGCGGGCCTCGTGTTCTCCGCGTTCGGCTGGACCTACGCGCTGATGCAGGTTCCGGGCGGCTGGCTCGTCGACAAGGTATCGCCTCGCGTGCTGTATGCCGGTGCGCTCGCGCTATGGTCGGCCGCGACGCTGCTGCTCGGTTTCGCGGGCTCGTTCGTCGGGTTGATCGTGCTGCGCCTCGCGGTCGGTGCGCTCGAAGCGCCTGCCTATCCCATCAACAACCGCGTGGTGACGACCTGGTTCCCGACCCGCGAACGCGCAAGCGCGATCGGCGGCTACACGTCGGGCCAGTTCGTCGGCCTCGCGTTCCTCACGCCGGTGCTCGCGTGGCTGCAGGTGCATCTCGGCTGGCACATGGTGTTCGTCGCAACCGGCCTCGCGGGCATCGTGTGGGCCGCGATCTGGTATGCGGTATATCGCGAGCCGCGCGCGTTTCGTGGCGTCAACGCGGCCGAGATCGCGCTGATCCGCGACGGCGGCGGGCTCGTCGATCTCGAGGATCGCGTCGCGGCACGCACCGAACGCGCGCCGTCGACGTGGCGCGACCTCGGTGTCGTGCTCGGCCGGCGCAAGCTGTGGGGCATCTATCTCGGCCAGTTCGCGCTGAACTCGACGCTGTGGTTCTTCCTCACGTGGTTCCCGACCTACCTCGTCAAGTATCGCGGAATGGACTTCATTAAATCGGGCTTCCTCGCGTCGCTGCCGTTCCTCGCCGCGTTCGTCGGCGTGCTGTGCTCGGGCGTGCTGTCGGACTGGCTGATGCGCCGCGGCGCATCGCAGGGCTTCGCGCGCAAGCTGCCGATCATCTCGGGGCTGCTGATCTCGACCTGCATCATCGGCGCGAACTACGTGACGTCGACCGGCTGGGTCATCGCGTTCATGACGATCGCGTTCTTCGGCAACGGCTTCGCGTCGATCACGTGGTCGCTCGTGTCGGGGCTCGCGCCCGCGCGGCTGCTCGGCCTCACGGGCGGCGTGTTCAACCTGATCGGCAACCTGTCCGCGATCGCGACACCGATCGTGATCGGGCTGCTCGTGGACGGCGCCGACTTCTCGCGGGCGATCACCTACATCGCCGCGATGGCGCTCGCCGGCAGCCTGTCGTACGGGCTGCTCGTTGGCAAGGTCGAGCGCATCGACGCGTAAACGTCACGAGGGCGGCACGCACGTGCCGCCCGGTCTTACCGCTACCGCTGACCGCGCGTCGTGCATCGTGCGTCGTGCGTCACGTCAGAAC
Coding sequences within:
- a CDS encoding efflux RND transporter periplasmic adaptor subunit, with protein sequence MTKQTWARAAVLAFAGAALLGTGYFVGARHAASAATDAAASASTGKPGSTSGRKVLYWHDPMVPNQHFDKPGKSPFMDMQLQPVYADEGGGASGIRIDPGLQQNLGIRYATVRRQQTAAGFDAVGTTQFDESRADVVQSRVTGYIDRLHARAPMQRIAKGAPVASLFVPDWLAPQEEYLALKRGGMDASLLDASRARMRALSIPDGMIARLDRTGRVQTHVVLTAPETGVVSELNVRDGAMVAPGQTLAKIAGLSTLWLIVEVPEALALTVQPGMAVDATFAGDPAQHFTGRIREVLPGISASSRTLQARVEIDNAALKLTPGMLMRVRVAARQTVSRLLVPSEAVIATGKRSIVIVKNRDGRLQPVTVTVGNDVGSDTEVLGGLNEGDTVVASGQFLIDSEASLKSVLPRLESGTGASGAAAMPASTPKAATPVYETTGKVEQVTADDITFSHQPVPALGWGAMTMAFGKPSATAFPDVKPGQTVRFAFTQGDDGYRLTKVEPQGGER
- a CDS encoding TolC family protein: MSFHPGMPLARCARRRAPMLWAALLVAGAVHAQPSPVTLDAALQSATDHSASMQAAQASVRASAEAAVKAGQLPDPMLKAGIDNLPVNGGQRFTVGQDFMTMRRIGIEQEWVSGDKRRLRSALANEQVGRERAGYLAQLASVRQQTATAWLNAVYAKQALALQQALLDHMNHELEATKASYRGAKASAADVVQARAMLAQTQDQLLKARQVYQTALIALSRWTAVPVDDVAGAPPAPESFVSSLPPDELRLSQPALITAADDIAVAEADTAVANSERSPNWTWEVAYQQRGGAYSNMVSVGVTIPLPLNRKNRQNRDVAEKAALATKARLMYEDTLRQVQADIRTQSATLASGRARIANLGDALLPAADQRVQLANAAYRAGTGSLADTFAARRAQLDVQLQVLDLRREVSQTWAQLEYQVVPSTLAAAQ
- a CDS encoding glutathione binding-like protein; translated protein: MKLYHAPGSCSQAICIVLREGGIDAEVIKVDARKHVIEDGRNYYDVTELGYVPLLELDDGTRLREGPVIAQYLADLCPQAALAPAYGTLARYRLLEWLNFLTAEIHKGFIPLLYAVQAGKYVDPAKTKLDSRFAWIDRQLDGNTFLMGDSFTLADAYLFALTGWGKAEWLRSVYHADIDLTRYAHLRAWHERVRARPAVQAVLEADGLAR
- a CDS encoding winged helix-turn-helix transcriptional regulator; the encoded protein is MKTSATGCSVEEAMRLLGGRWRLLLVSYLLDGPRRFSDLRRDMPGISQRMLTLDLRALEDAGLVRRTVYPEVPVRVEYDLTADGDRLRPVVEVMREFGLWLKARDADASCDIGVAPDAAAAIETAHHSTR
- a CDS encoding XAC2610-related protein; the encoded protein is MTRFPLPSLAATALLLAACASLAPAAHAAKPLLTFKVDDTVTARVERADSAHITVRFLPSGKTQTLDVIAADEEGHYHLSSDDYNFDGHRDLAMHATLGMVNDNYGIYLYDAARQQFEPLRMPASNMRHGNCDDLVNVVAKPKERTLYSSCRGGPIWYTDAYRYDARGKLYLYQSSEAIPDDLRDLIDADSGPSSMLLTYDAQGKRVSRRPDAYGGGTVTFKVRPARLPLHDTMNDAPTRRYVVAGDTVELIDASADFQWLKVRYRNPQAGAVQGWVSAKEATAN
- a CDS encoding MFS transporter, with product MAHSASRTHAHPPEQPPARAGIASDPAARSAAAPTTPPSRKRLLILALLFVTVVINYLDRSNLSIAAPALFKELNIDPVRAGLVFSAFGWTYALMQVPGGWLVDKVSPRVLYAGALALWSAATLLLGFAGSFVGLIVLRLAVGALEAPAYPINNRVVTTWFPTRERASAIGGYTSGQFVGLAFLTPVLAWLQVHLGWHMVFVATGLAGIVWAAIWYAVYREPRAFRGVNAAEIALIRDGGGLVDLEDRVAARTERAPSTWRDLGVVLGRRKLWGIYLGQFALNSTLWFFLTWFPTYLVKYRGMDFIKSGFLASLPFLAAFVGVLCSGVLSDWLMRRGASQGFARKLPIISGLLISTCIIGANYVTSTGWVIAFMTIAFFGNGFASITWSLVSGLAPARLLGLTGGVFNLIGNLSAIATPIVIGLLVDGADFSRAITYIAAMALAGSLSYGLLVGKVERIDA